Proteins encoded in a region of the Zerene cesonia ecotype Mississippi unplaced genomic scaffold, Zerene_cesonia_1.1 Zces_u004, whole genome shotgun sequence genome:
- the LOC119838630 gene encoding glucose dehydrogenase [FAD, quinone]-like gives MERAMLGISLRDQVRNEAIRQRTKVIDIAQQISSLKWQWAGHMCRRTDNRWGTHVLEWRPRLVTLAMQAILVFVERASKTNDIADILRCDEVHEGEEYEYIVVGAGAAGGAAAARLALAGHRVLLLEAGGDPGLLTRVPGSGSTLIGTTYDYDYGTQPNNMSCLSSRGASCRFARGRVVGGSTAINLMMYTRGSPRNYDYQLAGWTWDDLKPYFLRYEGLRDLHLLPASSLPYHNTSGVIPIGYFQESSNPWQERIIKGFNSLNVPFNADVNAESQIGVSKVLAFTANAPEGPPKLLPVLQLSSKVQVLSAEPSSRLHR, from the exons ATGGAGAGAGCTATGCTCGGTATTTCTCTGAGGGACCAAGTCCGAAATGAAGCAATTCGCCAGAGGACAAAAGTTATCGACATAGCTCAACAAATTAGCTCGCTGAAGTGGCAGTGGGCCGGTCATATGTGTCGCAGAACGGACAACCGCTGGGGCACACATGTCTTAGAGTGGAGACCGCGTCTTG TAACATTGGCGATGCAGGCGATACTGGTTTTCGTTGAACGAGCATCAAAGACGAACGACATCGCTGATATCTTGCGCTGCGATGAAGTTCACG AGGGTGAGGAATATGAGTACATAGTGGTAGGCGCGGGCGCGGCCGgtggcgcggcggcggcgcggctgGCGCTCGCCGGACACAGGGTGCTGCTGCTGGAGGCTGGAGGAGACCCAGGACTTCTGACCAGA GTACCTGGATCGGGAAGTACCTTGATTGGCACAACTTATGACTACGACTACGGCACCCAGCCCAACAACATGTCATGCCTGTCGTCGCGGGGCGCGTCCTGCCGCTTCGCGCGCGGCCGCGTCGTGGGCGGCTCCACTGCAATCAACCTCATGATGTACACCCGCGGCAGCCCGCGCAACTACGACTACCAACTTGCTGGTTGGACTTGGGACGATCTCAAGCCATATTTTCTGCGATACGAGGGCCTACGAGACCTGCATCTGCTTCCCGCTTCATCGTTGCCGTATCATAACACGTCCGGAGTCATTCCCATTGGATACTTTCAGGAATCCAGCAATCCGTGGCAGGAAAGGATAATAAAGGGGTTCAATTCTCTAAATGTTCCCTTCAACGCTGATGTTAACGCGGAATCACAGATCGGGGTATCGAAGGTTCTCGCTTTCACTGCAAACG CTCCCGAGGGACCTCCCAAGCTTCTGCCGGTTCTGCAGCTCAGTTCAAAGGTACAGGTGCTGTCTGCTGAACCCTCATCACGGCTACATAGGTAG